In one Molothrus ater isolate BHLD 08-10-18 breed brown headed cowbird unplaced genomic scaffold, BPBGC_Mater_1.1 matUn_MA515, whole genome shotgun sequence genomic region, the following are encoded:
- the LOC118701438 gene encoding olfactory receptor 14C36-like, translating into MSNSSSIRHFLLLALADTWQLQLLHFCLLLGISLAALLGNGLIISAVACGHHLHTPMFFFLLNLALTDLGSICTTVPKAMHNSLWDTSNISYTGCAAQLFFFLFFIVAEFSLLTIMCYDRYVSICKPLHYGTLLDSRACAHMAAAAWASAFLNALLHTASTFSLPLCHGNALGQFFCEIPQILKLSCPHSNLREFGLIAVSACLALGCFVFIVFSYVQIFRAVLRIPSEQGRHKAFSTCLPHLAVVSLFISTAVFAYLKPPSMSSPSLDLGLSVLYSVVPPALNPLIYSLRNQELKAAVCKMMTGCFQKH; encoded by the coding sequence atgtccaacagcagctccatcaggcacttcctcctgctggcattggcagacacgtggcagctgcagctcctgcacttctgcctcttgctgggcatctccctggctgccctcctgggcaacggcctcatcatcagcgctGTAGCCTgtggccaccacctgcacacgcccatgttcttcttcctgctcaacctggccctcactgacctgggctccatctgcaccactgtccccaaagccatgcacaattccctctgggacaccagcaacatctcctacacgggatgtgctgcacagctctttttctttctcttctttattgTAGCAGAGTTTTCCCtcctgaccatcatgtgctacgaccgctacgtgtccatctgcaaacccctgcactacgggaccctcctggatagcagagcttgtgcccacatggcagcagctgcctgggccagtgcctttctcaatgctttgctgcacacagccagtacattttccctgcccctgtgccatggcaatgccctgggccagttcttctgtgaaatcccacagatcctcaagctctcctgccCACACTCAAACCTCAGGGAATTtgggctcattgctgtcagtgcctGTTTAGCACTtggttgttttgtgttcattgttttctcctatgtgcagatcttcagggctgtgctgaggatcccctctgagcagggacggcacaaagccttttccacctgcctccctcacctggctgtggtctcTCTGTTCATCAGCACTGCAGTATTTGCCTacctgaagcccccctccatgtcctcGCCGTCCCTGGATCTGGGCCTGTCAGTTCTGTATtcggtggtgcctccagccctgaaccccctcatctacagcctgaggaaccaggagctcaaggctgcagtgtgcaAAATGATGACTGgatgctttcagaaacattaa